One genomic region from Spirulina subsalsa PCC 9445 encodes:
- a CDS encoding cytochrome ubiquinol oxidase subunit I — MDFLSNTVVLSRMQFALTAIFHMLWPVLTTGLGIYLVIIEGLWLKTKNKDYYHHARFWVKLYVLNFGIGVASGIPMGFQFGTNWAPLSEAIGNFFGSIIGFEASWAFMLEAAFLGIMVFGWERVNPIIHYIATILVAIGANLSTFWILTANSWLQTPAGVEWVDGKYEVIDYVAAVFNPFMINSVMHMVLATLETSLFVIGGISAWYILKQRHREFFSKSFKIVLVVAIAVAPLQIYVGHLSGEQVQEYQPTKLAAMEAQWETIPAGQSAAWSVLAFPNEKAEQNDWELKIPQALGYILELKPTLSKPVLGLKEWPVEQRPHLLGLIYYAFRIMVGIGFFLAGLMVVTVFQWIRGKLSPDTIAQQRWLLGGWILAAPLGYIAIESGWIVRCVGRQPWTVYNTIRTSDAAANLPPGNVLTTLIFFAVTYTLLLFAAFYFGRRIILKGPNLELPIPGEMTPVLDVKPGQFKPDQRPAEAQQ; from the coding sequence ATGGACTTTCTCTCTAACACGGTTGTTTTATCGCGGATGCAGTTTGCCTTGACCGCTATTTTTCATATGCTGTGGCCTGTATTAACCACAGGTTTGGGGATTTATCTTGTGATTATCGAAGGTCTTTGGTTAAAGACCAAGAACAAAGACTATTATCACCATGCTCGTTTTTGGGTGAAACTCTATGTTCTGAACTTTGGGATTGGTGTTGCGAGTGGGATTCCCATGGGGTTTCAGTTTGGCACCAATTGGGCGCCGTTGTCTGAGGCGATTGGTAATTTTTTCGGGAGTATTATTGGCTTTGAGGCTTCTTGGGCGTTTATGCTAGAGGCGGCCTTTTTGGGAATTATGGTCTTTGGTTGGGAACGAGTTAATCCGATTATTCACTACATCGCGACTATTCTGGTGGCTATCGGTGCGAATTTATCCACGTTCTGGATTTTAACGGCTAATTCGTGGTTACAGACTCCGGCCGGGGTGGAGTGGGTAGATGGGAAATATGAAGTGATTGATTATGTGGCGGCGGTTTTTAACCCGTTCATGATTAACAGTGTGATGCACATGGTATTAGCCACCCTAGAAACCTCTCTGTTTGTGATTGGGGGAATCAGTGCGTGGTATATTTTGAAACAACGACATAGGGAGTTTTTCAGTAAATCTTTTAAAATTGTTTTGGTGGTGGCGATCGCGGTTGCTCCTCTACAAATCTATGTAGGTCACTTAAGCGGGGAACAAGTCCAAGAATATCAACCCACCAAATTAGCCGCTATGGAGGCGCAGTGGGAAACCATTCCGGCTGGACAAAGTGCGGCTTGGAGTGTGCTAGCCTTTCCCAACGAAAAGGCGGAACAGAACGATTGGGAACTCAAAATTCCCCAAGCTTTAGGGTATATTTTAGAACTCAAACCGACTCTCTCGAAACCTGTTCTGGGTTTAAAGGAATGGCCGGTTGAACAACGCCCCCATCTGTTGGGATTAATTTACTATGCTTTCCGGATCATGGTAGGGATTGGGTTCTTTTTGGCTGGATTAATGGTGGTGACGGTTTTCCAGTGGATACGCGGCAAACTCTCCCCCGACACTATCGCTCAACAGCGTTGGCTTTTAGGGGGCTGGATTTTGGCGGCTCCCTTGGGTTACATTGCCATTGAATCGGGATGGATTGTGCGCTGTGTAGGACGGCAACCTTGGACGGTTTATAATACCATTCGCACCAGTGATGCGGCGGCCAATTTACCTCCGGGGAATGTTTTGACAACCCTGATCTTTTTTGCCGTTACCTACACGCTGTTACTCTTCGCGGCTTTTTATTTTGGTCGTCGGATTATCCTCAAAGGTCCCAATTTAGAGTTACCGATACCGGGGGAAATGACCCCCGTTTTGGATGTGAAACCGGGGCAATTTAAACCGGATCAACGTCCAGCAGAAGCCCAACAGTAA
- a CDS encoding NAD(P)H-quinone oxidoreductase subunit H gives MAQIETRTEPMVLNMGPHHPSMHGVLRLIVTLDGEDVIDCEPVIGYLHRGMEKIAENRTTVMYVPYVSRWDYAAGMFNEAITVNAPEQLADIEVPKRAQYIRVIMLELNRIANHLLWLGPFLADVGAQTPFFYIFRERELIYDLWEAASGSRLINNNYFRVGGVSVDLPYGWIDKCLDFCDYFAPKIDEYEKLITNNPIFRRRVEGVGTISREDAINWGLSGPMLRGSGVKWDLRKVDHYECYDELDWEVQWETGGDCFARYLVRIREMRESLKIVRQACQGIPGGPYENLEAKRLMEGKKSEFNGFDYQYIAKKVAPTFKIPAGEHYVRLESGKGELGVFIVGNDNVFPWRFKVRPPDFNNLQILPQLLKGVKVADIMAILGSIDVIMGSVDR, from the coding sequence ATGGCACAAATAGAAACTAGAACCGAACCCATGGTGTTAAACATGGGGCCACACCATCCCTCGATGCACGGCGTTTTACGTCTGATCGTCACCCTCGATGGGGAAGACGTGATTGATTGTGAACCCGTGATCGGCTACCTCCACCGAGGGATGGAAAAAATCGCCGAAAACCGGACTACCGTGATGTATGTTCCCTACGTCAGTCGTTGGGACTACGCCGCCGGGATGTTTAATGAAGCCATTACCGTCAATGCACCGGAACAGTTAGCGGATATTGAAGTGCCCAAACGCGCCCAATATATCCGCGTCATCATGTTAGAACTGAACCGCATTGCTAACCATTTACTCTGGTTAGGGCCCTTCTTGGCAGACGTAGGGGCGCAAACCCCCTTCTTTTATATCTTCCGAGAACGAGAACTCATTTATGACCTCTGGGAAGCGGCTTCTGGCTCTCGCTTGATTAATAACAACTATTTCCGGGTAGGTGGGGTATCCGTGGATCTGCCCTACGGGTGGATTGACAAATGCCTCGACTTTTGCGACTACTTCGCCCCGAAAATCGATGAATATGAAAAATTAATCACCAATAACCCTATTTTCCGCCGTCGGGTGGAAGGAGTCGGCACTATTAGCCGCGAAGATGCCATTAACTGGGGATTATCCGGCCCCATGTTACGGGGATCTGGCGTAAAGTGGGATCTGCGCAAAGTGGATCACTACGAATGCTATGACGAATTGGATTGGGAGGTGCAGTGGGAAACCGGAGGGGATTGTTTCGCCCGGTATCTTGTGCGCATTCGGGAAATGCGCGAGTCCCTTAAGATTGTTCGCCAAGCTTGTCAAGGGATTCCGGGCGGCCCCTACGAGAATCTGGAAGCCAAGCGCTTAATGGAAGGTAAGAAGTCCGAGTTTAACGGCTTTGATTATCAGTACATCGCCAAAAAAGTCGCCCCCACCTTTAAGATTCCCGCAGGAGAACACTATGTCCGCCTAGAAAGTGGTAAAGGTGAACTAGGGGTGTTTATTGTCGGCAATGATAATGTCTTCCCCTGGCGCTTTAAAGTTCGTCCACCGGATTTTAATAATTTACAAATCCTGCCCCAACTCTTAAAAGGGGTAAAAGTTGCCGATATTATGGCAATTTTGGGTAGTATCGATGTAATTATGGGATCAGTTGACCGTTA